A region of Kribbella sp. NBC_01245 DNA encodes the following proteins:
- a CDS encoding class I SAM-dependent methyltransferase, with product MTENQQLEPDRERDANRLAAAAREANDPTGWFDRLYVAAGQGEAVVPWDRGGPNPALVEWIEKVRPTGERALVVGTGPGWDAEFVGSLGFETTAFDISPAAIEAVRAAHPDSPVHYQVADLLNPPAEWRQSFDFIVEIYTVQSLPEDLQPAATANVSAQLAPGGSLLVIASARDEPVQPVDGPPWPLSRASVEAFATDGVRQVELERLPHPTAPGSYRWRALFTR from the coding sequence ATGACTGAGAACCAGCAACTCGAGCCCGATCGGGAGCGCGACGCGAACCGACTGGCCGCGGCCGCGCGCGAGGCGAACGATCCGACCGGCTGGTTCGACCGGCTGTACGTCGCGGCCGGGCAGGGCGAGGCCGTGGTGCCGTGGGATCGCGGTGGGCCGAATCCCGCCCTGGTCGAGTGGATCGAGAAGGTTCGGCCCACCGGCGAACGGGCGCTGGTCGTCGGCACCGGTCCCGGCTGGGATGCCGAGTTCGTCGGCAGCCTCGGCTTCGAGACGACGGCCTTCGACATTTCTCCGGCCGCGATCGAGGCGGTCCGTGCGGCCCATCCCGACTCGCCGGTGCACTACCAGGTCGCGGATCTGCTGAATCCGCCGGCCGAGTGGCGTCAGTCGTTCGACTTCATCGTCGAGATCTATACCGTGCAGTCCTTGCCGGAGGACCTTCAGCCCGCGGCGACGGCCAACGTGTCGGCCCAACTCGCGCCGGGCGGCTCGTTGCTCGTGATCGCGTCCGCCCGGGATGAGCCCGTTCAACCGGTCGACGGTCCGCCGTGGCCGCTCAGCCGGGCGAGTGTGGAGGCCTTCGCCACCGATGGCGTCCGCCAGGTCGAGCTCGAGCGGCTGCCCCATCCGACCGCGCCCGGTTCCTACCGCTGGCGAGCGTTGTTCACCCGCTGA
- a CDS encoding DUF2207 domain-containing protein, which yields MLHVTETIVYRFGKADPHGIFRDLLVREPYVDDLSKDQLYRVTGVQVSSPSGANAEVSEEPLDLDQGLGRQVGLRLRIGSADETVSGPTATYVIKYRVTGALRHFKDHSEVYWDATGSRWSGPMSKIGVTLQVPGGVTKVDCWAAPGKSKTRCASRAVKAGKGVFSHPSLPRGSQLTYVAAIKPGLVRNDKPVLEEAADSGVEPTSDPTDYPGGDYPYPTDSGPWEEEPMKDGASAGVLVAAGAVGLLVPVGAIARTRTSRRDKRYAELPPGTTGLAGAVVGPNTLRDNQIPVAYSPPPIAVAEAGFLLDGELTTVETAATLVDLAVRGAVRIEGGTDRSTTTVVLLDPALTKHPHERELLNALFQPLQAGESRTLRRGDGSMATAHGRLVDHVRHQVYKHAWYERMPSTSGGGLGLAIGLGGVGLILGFIVGNGTRHFVDGVLVAGAMLVAGISLNVMSNARAKGCRSAAGRAMTDQVLGFKTYLATAEADQLRFEEGEDIFSRYLPWAIAFGLADRWQEVCAELVAAGRIPATADWYDGPSYFDTSFTTVLLAQQLSLSFTPPAPPPTESSSGSSWFSGGGSSGFGGGGGSSSGFSSGFDSSSGGGSAGDGGGGGGGGSW from the coding sequence GTGCTGCATGTGACGGAGACGATTGTCTATCGGTTCGGCAAGGCAGACCCGCATGGCATTTTCCGCGACCTGCTGGTGCGCGAGCCGTATGTGGACGATCTGAGCAAGGACCAGCTCTATCGCGTGACCGGCGTCCAGGTCTCGAGCCCCTCCGGCGCGAACGCCGAGGTGAGCGAGGAACCACTCGATCTCGACCAGGGGCTCGGACGCCAGGTCGGCCTGCGGCTCCGGATCGGCTCGGCGGATGAGACCGTCAGCGGCCCGACCGCGACGTACGTCATCAAGTACCGGGTGACGGGAGCGCTGCGGCACTTCAAGGACCACAGCGAGGTGTATTGGGACGCCACCGGCTCCCGGTGGAGCGGGCCGATGAGCAAGATCGGCGTGACGCTCCAGGTGCCGGGTGGAGTGACGAAGGTCGACTGCTGGGCCGCTCCGGGCAAGAGTAAAACGCGGTGTGCGAGTCGCGCGGTCAAGGCTGGGAAGGGCGTCTTCTCGCACCCGTCGCTGCCGCGGGGGAGTCAGCTGACGTACGTCGCGGCGATCAAGCCGGGCCTGGTCCGCAACGACAAGCCGGTGCTCGAGGAGGCTGCGGATAGCGGCGTTGAGCCGACTAGTGATCCGACGGACTATCCCGGTGGTGACTACCCGTACCCGACCGATAGTGGGCCCTGGGAAGAGGAGCCGATGAAGGACGGCGCGTCGGCCGGTGTGCTGGTCGCGGCCGGGGCGGTGGGCCTGCTGGTGCCGGTGGGCGCGATCGCGCGGACGCGTACGTCGCGTCGGGACAAGCGGTATGCCGAGCTGCCGCCGGGTACGACTGGCTTGGCAGGCGCTGTGGTCGGCCCGAACACGTTGCGGGATAACCAGATTCCGGTCGCGTATTCGCCGCCGCCGATCGCGGTGGCCGAGGCGGGCTTCCTGCTCGACGGCGAACTCACGACGGTCGAGACGGCCGCAACGTTGGTCGATCTGGCGGTGCGAGGCGCCGTTCGGATCGAGGGCGGCACGGACAGGTCCACGACGACCGTAGTTCTGCTCGATCCTGCGCTGACGAAACACCCGCATGAGCGGGAGCTGCTGAACGCGTTGTTCCAGCCGCTCCAGGCGGGGGAGAGCCGCACGCTGCGACGCGGTGACGGCAGTATGGCGACGGCGCACGGAAGGCTGGTCGACCACGTACGGCACCAGGTGTACAAGCACGCCTGGTACGAGCGGATGCCGTCGACCTCCGGTGGCGGTCTCGGACTGGCGATCGGCCTCGGCGGGGTCGGGCTCATTCTTGGCTTCATCGTCGGCAACGGCACCAGGCATTTCGTGGACGGCGTACTGGTGGCCGGCGCGATGCTGGTCGCCGGTATCAGCCTGAACGTGATGAGCAACGCGCGGGCCAAGGGCTGTCGATCGGCCGCCGGGCGTGCGATGACCGACCAGGTGCTCGGGTTCAAGACGTACCTCGCGACGGCCGAGGCGGACCAGCTGCGGTTCGAGGAGGGCGAGGACATCTTCAGCCGGTACTTGCCTTGGGCAATCGCCTTCGGCCTGGCCGATCGCTGGCAGGAGGTCTGCGCCGAGCTCGTCGCGGCCGGCCGGATCCCGGCGACGGCCGACTGGTACGACGGGCCGTCGTACTTCGACACCTCCTTTACGACGGTTCTGCTCGCGCAGCAGTTGAGCTTGTCGTTCACCCCGCCGGCGCCGCCACCGACCGAGTCTTCGTCCGGCTCGAGCTGGTTCTCGGGCGGCGGCAGCTCGGGCTTCGGCGGAGGTGGCGGCAGTTCGTCCGGCTTCAGCAGCGGCTTCGACTCCAGCTCCGGCGGTGGTTCCGCGGGCGACGGCGGTGGAGGTGGTGGCGGCGGGTCCTGGTGA